In Carassius carassius chromosome 14, fCarCar2.1, whole genome shotgun sequence, the genomic stretch ACCCCGGGGTTTTTCCCTTCCCAGACCCCATAGCGAGAGAAACCCAACTCTGAGCAACGCGGACGCGGACCTTCTCTCTACGGGTAGTTTTTGAGAGATGCGAATCTTTCTGTATCaactgaagcattttttttttttaatatttactattTCTAAGCGCTCGAAACACAACTGACTAGCAGCACCTGCTGATCAAAATGCAACAAAAACCCAAGcaagacagctttcacaaaccAATCACAAATGTTTTCATGAAAGCGTAATCtattaaatgtaatatgaaaTATCATTAAATATCAAGGTTCtgtaaattttgttttgttttattaagtgTAGCCTATAGTGATTGCATTATGTTATTGGGCAGGGCTTGGCAGTTTAAttagaagcatttgcaattaGATTTATATAACAGCATTCCCCTTTTcgaattatgtatatatacataatacacaaaCTGTATTATACAGACATCAGTAGCATTATTAATTACAtcaattattttgaaaaatgtaacttGCATTATAAAACTGACCCGAGATCAGTTAAATCAGGCACTCGTTTACAGGTTTAACTGATCAATGCAATCTAGTGACAaattctattatattttattacaccaTAGATTGGTTTTAGAGGCATTTAAGTTGTAAGAGTTCCTTAAAGAATTCAATATACGTACATCATATCTTTCtggaaaaaagttataaaaaaaattataattttctttgaaatttacatttataaatctaGAATTTAGCATGAAACCGtaacaattaattataaatttaatttgaaagggtCTGCTTTCAAAAGAGTCAACAGAAAGCACAAGTTTCAACTGACAcaaaagtattttaataaaatttgaaAAGTCAATCCAAAACAGAATTTAGACATTTTTTGAATCCAACATTCTGTACTTTAAGATGTAACAAAGAGCAGTTTTTAAGAATCATGTGATTTGACCCACAGGTTTGAAACAAGCTCCAAAccattgattaaaaacaaaataaacatgttttgaAGCTTCACAAAGCAGACTTTGAAAAAGGCCCATCTCTACAGGCCAAATTATACAAATTACTCTGCTTCCATTTCCATTCATGAGagaaaactatatatttataattaaagatGGAATAATTAATGCAATCAAAGTGATAGATATGCAAACTTGCATTGTGAAATTTATGTGTAGCTTTATCCAATTTGCTACTGTATCAGTGAATTAAATAAGTTAAGCATTATCAGCCACCTGCACTATATACACATATTCTTTAAATTTAATAGAGTAATTTTCCACCGTActtctatttttattgtaatacatcAGTACCAGGGCATGTTTCTCTTTACTACACTGACTATAGGTGTTGATCTGCTCCTCACCACAGTAATCTGAACTAATCCTTTTAGCGTTTGTCTTAATCTACGGCAGTATTTGGGAATGTCACAGACAGAGAGTGGTACTTCTTTCCTGGAACAGAAGCATGTGGGATGCTTTATGTGTCTCTAAAGCGATGCATCCACTTCTGTATGCAGACCTTACTTTGTGCTTGGCTTTGGTGGTCTGTGCACAGAATCCATCATGTCCGTCTCTGTGCACCTGTGTGCTCCATGGTCACAGCAATGGCAAGGGACTCAGGTACAGTCATATGGGTTATCTTATCTGTAATCTTTTTTTGCTTGGTTAAGTCTGTGCTCCTGGCTTCTTCCATCCACACACTCTCGCCTCCAATCTCTTGTTGTTTTGTTACTATTTTTCGCAGTGTGCCATTAGTCAGGTCAGGTGTATTTGTAAGTTGTAGATTTTTAACTGCATTGACActattgaaaatgtgaaaaattaatGCAGCAAATTTCTTTATATTAACTGTACATTGGGCATTATTTTTAAGGACTTTTCGATTTGTATATAACAATGTGATGggcattaaaaattaaattcatgTTTTCCTTAGAACTGTGCTCTGTAAAAACCCAACCTTGGCTGCCATTCCAGTAGATCTGCCAAGCGATGCAGTCAAGTTTCGTCTAGAGCGCACCTCTGTTTCCAGGATCTTCAGAGGTGCTTTCTCTGCCATGCCAGAACTGCTGTATTTGTGGCTTACATATAACTCCATCACTGTTCTTCATCCAAGGAGTTTCACAAACCTGTCTTTCCTTCATGAGTTACGACTGGATGGGAACCTCCTCTCCTCCTTCCCCTGGGAGGGACTCAAGGATGTGCCCCGCCTCCGAACTCTTGGACTGCACAACAACCGTCTGGCACGAATCCCTCCCCTGGCCGCGCGTTACCTTGCCAATGTGACTTACCTGGACCTCTCGAGCAACAGGCTGAGCACCCTGCCtaatgatctgactgctctctggCCGTTCAGTGACAGCACTCAGACCCAGCGCTCAGTGGTTTTAGGTGAAACACCACACTGTAGATCATTTGTTTGGAtgataactaaaatgaaaaaaagcaaaTGTAAGTCACTGATAACTAGATAACCTACTGCTTGTGAGTGATCTACAAATAGCATATGCTACTGGCGACAATATGAGGTACTTTACAGTGGGGTTCAAAGGTGTATCAACTAAGACTCTTATTTTGcagtttatattaaatattaaaagttgtttttgttttttaaagtaaaacattgtTAGTATAATACTtaaaatcaattaataattaaaaaaatatacaattaaaaaaatttctaATTTAGGTGTGTTGTATCTTAttcttcaatatttaatttaaacagatttgaactatttctcattcattctaCATCTTTGTTTTTAACAATGTCCTAAAATCTTaatttaaaggaatggttcacccaagatgaagttctgtcatcatttactcatcctcatgttattCCTGCCTTGCTTTACTTACTTACTTCTGCAGGACaggaagatatttaaaaaaaattcaaaaacccTCTTCCTTctcaaaaatatcttcttttatgttccacaaaagaaataaagtcatacagttttggggTAAAAACTATCCCTTTTAACTAAATTTCGGATCCGAGATTTTCTGTGGTTTCTGAAATTTGGATCCAGCTGTTTTTAGTGagccagttttttttatttgaacataTAACATATTACAATCTAGTAAACACACCCTGATTGGCTCTCACAAAATTAATCGACAAGTTgttcacactcatgcacacagacACTGCCAAAGTCAGTGAAACCAAATTAAGTCATGAATGTCTCATGGCAATTAAATATTTACCCCACCTGACTggttcacacaaacacatacgTGATATCTAAGTGCGATCTGAGAGTCTTCAGCCTTTTGATGGCTCACTGCGTTCCTCCAGTGGAAACCAAAGCCCTGTACTCTGATTAGTCCAGTCATGCTGGAGAGAACTGATTATGTAATCAGTGTACACCTTTTTAGACCCAGTGTGTCATCACCCTCTCTCACCCTCTTCATCCTTTCTGCAGGTTTACAGGACAACCCCTGGGTGTGTGACTGTAGGCTTTCCACTTTGCTTGACATAAGTAAAGCCCCAGAAACTTCTCTGGTCCTGTTGGATCGATTCCTGACCTGTAGTGAACCGCCAGATCTTGCTGGAGTTCCCTTTCAGAGCGTGGAGCTCACTCGCTGCCGCAGGCCTTATGTGGTGACCTCTGCCACCAAGATCACAGCTCTACTGGGTAGCAATGTCCTATTTCGCTGTGAAGCTGCAGGACACCCGACCCCAACACTTATGTGGATCAAATCTGCTATACCCAACCTTTATAAACAAGGTATCTTCTTATATACTCATGTGGCATATTTTCATACacaccagtgttgttattgttaactaaaattattccaaaaaaaaaaaacaagaaatgttactttggcaactaactgaataaTGTATAATtagaaacataatataataaaaaactaaataaataacaaaagcacataacaaaatgaccaaaattaaaattaaacctgaaaatataaaaataattcaaatgactaataaatactaaataaattagcagttgtatataaataatggtttttaaataaaaatcatgtatttaaatatttaaaatatttttgttcattgaaattcagatgaaataaataaaatataaatcttagGTTTAAAAAACGTAAAAACCTAAAACAAAATTTTGATAACTAATATAAAATTTAAGGTACTaaaattaaagctgaaatataaattaaagctaagtaaaaatatt encodes the following:
- the lrit3b gene encoding leucine-rich repeat, immunoglobulin-like domain and transmembrane domain-containing protein 3b isoform X1; translated protein: MHPLLYADLTLCLALVVCAQNPSCPSLCTCVLHGHSNGKGLRTVLCKNPTLAAIPVDLPSDAVKFRLERTSVSRIFRGAFSAMPELLYLWLTYNSITVLHPRSFTNLSFLHELRLDGNLLSSFPWEGLKDVPRLRTLGLHNNRLARIPPLAARYLANVTYLDLSSNRLSTLPNDLTALWPFSDSTQTQRSVVLGLQDNPWVCDCRLSTLLDISKAPETSLVLLDRFLTCSEPPDLAGVPFQSVELTRCRRPYVVTSATKITALLGSNVLFRCEAAGHPTPTLMWIKSAIPNLYKQGCCKQMQSRMDTERLPKKLSGYVQESPRVGIRWSAVSLNGISYNDAGEYRCRAQNMAGISEAIVSLNVVGVMAEYADSKNSDQQQTAAKSNNTKRKPNQKSKAIPSMLPRNMTRPLSPPKRVMKIPKASRDKMKRDRTAVKNLPQRYFLIASENQLQRRQKPYVSMSIRT
- the lrit3b gene encoding leucine-rich repeat, immunoglobulin-like domain and transmembrane domain-containing protein 3b isoform X2, with amino-acid sequence MAGWNLTLCLALVVCAQNPSCPSLCTCVLHGHSNGKGLRTVLCKNPTLAAIPVDLPSDAVKFRLERTSVSRIFRGAFSAMPELLYLWLTYNSITVLHPRSFTNLSFLHELRLDGNLLSSFPWEGLKDVPRLRTLGLHNNRLARIPPLAARYLANVTYLDLSSNRLSTLPNDLTALWPFSDSTQTQRSVVLGLQDNPWVCDCRLSTLLDISKAPETSLVLLDRFLTCSEPPDLAGVPFQSVELTRCRRPYVVTSATKITALLGSNVLFRCEAAGHPTPTLMWIKSAIPNLYKQGCCKQMQSRMDTERLPKKLSGYVQESPRVGIRWSAVSLNGISYNDAGEYRCRAQNMAGISEAIVSLNVVGVMAEYADSKNSDQQQTAAKSNNTKRKPNQKSKAIPSMLPRNMTRPLSPPKRVMKIPKASRDKMKRDRTAVKNLPQRYFLIASENQLQRRQKPYVSMSIRT